A DNA window from Planctomycetota bacterium contains the following coding sequences:
- a CDS encoding beta-glucosidase translates to MARRTFLKSGALAAAAWGPAAALAAEAPHSAIAFEAIGVVAPRDARAIAASPLSVGFETLDRRHFDPARACPLLAKLGAKWARCQTGWCRCETERGKHDFAWLDDVVDSLLKIGVQPWFNLGYGNRLYTPDADDAAVGWAPVFDDAARQAWVRFVRAVAQHFAGRVKHWELWNEPNIAQFWKPAKPEAADYVALVKLTAPEIRKAVPDAVLIGGATAGIPMPYIKACLDAGLAEHVDKLSYHPYRPVPEAGYDGEIAALRKLLDGYRKGVALWQGECGCPSQGGKESTGALANLDWDEARQAKWLLRRILSDLRLGVELTSYFHTVDLVGYRGKTNFKGLLRGTDYTPKPAYFAYQCLCALFDAETKRRPDLTLALVGQQKANLQDAAFARQGKAIHAYWLPASLQAPFEPRTLNMEVATAPDAALADPVLVDPMTRRVHRLPGARTAGRALALENVPVLDYPLLVTDRAVALAQ, encoded by the coding sequence ATGGCTCGCCGCACTTTCCTGAAGTCCGGGGCTCTGGCCGCGGCAGCGTGGGGCCCCGCGGCGGCGCTCGCTGCCGAGGCCCCGCATTCCGCCATCGCCTTCGAGGCCATCGGCGTGGTGGCGCCCCGCGACGCGCGCGCCATCGCGGCCTCGCCGCTGTCGGTGGGCTTCGAGACTCTCGACCGCCGGCACTTCGACCCGGCCCGCGCCTGTCCGCTGCTGGCGAAGCTGGGCGCCAAGTGGGCGCGCTGCCAGACGGGCTGGTGCCGCTGCGAGACCGAGAGGGGCAAGCACGATTTCGCCTGGCTCGACGACGTGGTCGACTCCTTGCTGAAGATCGGCGTTCAGCCGTGGTTCAACCTGGGCTACGGCAACAGGCTCTACACGCCCGATGCCGACGACGCAGCGGTCGGCTGGGCGCCGGTATTCGACGACGCGGCCCGCCAGGCCTGGGTGCGTTTCGTGCGGGCCGTCGCCCAGCACTTCGCCGGCCGCGTGAAGCACTGGGAGCTGTGGAACGAGCCGAACATCGCCCAGTTCTGGAAGCCGGCCAAGCCCGAAGCGGCCGACTATGTGGCCCTCGTGAAGCTCACGGCGCCCGAGATTCGCAAGGCCGTGCCCGACGCGGTGCTCATCGGCGGCGCCACTGCGGGCATCCCCATGCCCTACATCAAGGCCTGCCTCGACGCCGGCCTGGCCGAGCACGTGGACAAGCTTTCGTACCACCCCTACCGCCCAGTGCCCGAGGCCGGCTACGACGGCGAGATCGCCGCCCTCCGCAAGCTGCTCGACGGCTACAGGAAAGGCGTCGCCCTCTGGCAGGGCGAATGTGGCTGCCCCTCGCAGGGCGGCAAGGAGAGCACCGGGGCGCTCGCCAACCTGGACTGGGACGAGGCGCGCCAGGCCAAGTGGCTGCTGCGCCGCATCCTCTCGGACCTGCGCCTCGGCGTCGAGCTGACGAGCTATTTTCACACGGTAGACCTCGTGGGCTATCGCGGGAAGACGAATTTCAAAGGCCTGCTGCGCGGGACCGACTACACGCCCAAACCCGCCTATTTCGCCTATCAGTGCCTGTGCGCCCTCTTCGACGCCGAAACGAAGCGGCGGCCCGACCTCACGCTCGCCCTCGTCGGCCAGCAGAAGGCGAACCTCCAGGACGCCGCGTTCGCCCGCCAGGGCAAGGCCATCCACGCCTACTGGCTCCCCGCGAGCCTTCAGGCTCCCTTCGAGCCGCGCACGCTGAACATGGAGGTCGCCACGGCGCCCGACGCCGCCCTTGCCGACCCCGTGCTCGTTGACCCCATGACGCGCCGCGTCCATAGGCTGCCCGGGGCCAGGACGGCCGGTCGCGCGCTGGCCCTCGAGAACGTGCCCGTGCTCGATTATCCCCTGCTCGTCACCGATCGGGCAGTCGCGTTGGCCCAATGA
- a CDS encoding efflux RND transporter periplasmic adaptor subunit, which produces MRRRTMAGGLLVVLVALAARHAGAGEAAKEAPKDAPKEAPKPTTHTVKPELFKVEAQLKGVFETPHVAEVVFRPEAWAELTVLEAAAPGTPVKKGDVILSLDPQKIDEAIKDAEAALAQMDPALKVALEELAAAEKTLAMDLAAAERAKQYADEDLQRYTETDRPMAVKQAHVAVQNATNYLEYETEELRQLEKMYKADDLTEETEEIILKRQRDTVERAKFALELAKQKSDQTLRIELPRQDIATKESATRQAVGLVKAKVAIPASLTKKRLDVEKGKTDQAKAAERLAKMKKDREAMVVKAPCDGVVYMGGCVRGAWPRLGQTLERGAQLKPHDVVMSVVVAKDLFVRAAVPEEQLERVAPGGEAEVVPVGFPSTKLAASLDSLSPVPVTPGNFEAKFRVTVPPGAPPLVPGMNANVKLTSYEKRDALAVPVAALATEGEATFVWVQKAEGGSEKRAVTVGRRSDGKAEITKGLSAGDVVLLERPEK; this is translated from the coding sequence GTGAGACGACGCACGATGGCTGGGGGGCTGCTGGTGGTGCTCGTGGCGCTGGCAGCGCGGCACGCCGGCGCCGGCGAGGCGGCGAAGGAGGCACCCAAGGACGCGCCCAAAGAGGCGCCGAAGCCCACCACGCACACGGTGAAGCCCGAACTCTTCAAGGTCGAGGCGCAACTCAAGGGCGTTTTCGAGACCCCCCACGTCGCCGAGGTGGTCTTCCGCCCCGAAGCCTGGGCCGAGCTCACGGTGCTCGAGGCCGCCGCGCCGGGCACCCCGGTGAAGAAGGGCGACGTGATCCTGTCGCTCGACCCGCAGAAGATTGACGAGGCGATCAAGGACGCCGAGGCCGCCCTGGCGCAGATGGACCCCGCGCTGAAGGTGGCCCTGGAGGAACTCGCCGCGGCCGAGAAGACGCTCGCCATGGACCTCGCCGCCGCCGAGCGCGCCAAGCAGTACGCCGACGAGGACCTCCAGCGCTACACGGAGACCGACCGCCCGATGGCGGTGAAGCAGGCGCACGTCGCCGTCCAGAACGCCACGAACTACCTCGAATACGAGACCGAGGAGCTGCGCCAGCTCGAGAAGATGTACAAGGCCGACGACCTGACCGAGGAGACGGAGGAGATCATCCTCAAGCGCCAGCGCGACACGGTCGAACGGGCCAAGTTCGCCCTTGAACTCGCGAAGCAGAAGTCCGACCAGACGCTCCGCATCGAGCTTCCGCGCCAGGACATCGCGACCAAAGAAAGCGCCACGCGCCAGGCGGTCGGCCTGGTGAAGGCCAAGGTGGCCATCCCGGCTTCGCTCACGAAGAAGCGGCTGGACGTCGAGAAAGGCAAGACCGACCAGGCGAAGGCCGCCGAACGGCTGGCCAAGATGAAGAAGGACCGCGAGGCGATGGTCGTGAAGGCCCCCTGCGACGGCGTGGTGTACATGGGCGGCTGCGTGCGCGGGGCCTGGCCGAGACTCGGCCAGACCCTCGAACGCGGCGCGCAGCTCAAGCCGCACGACGTCGTGATGTCGGTGGTCGTGGCCAAGGACCTCTTCGTGCGTGCCGCCGTGCCCGAGGAGCAGTTGGAGCGCGTGGCCCCTGGCGGCGAAGCCGAGGTCGTGCCGGTCGGCTTCCCCAGCACAAAGCTCGCCGCGAGCCTCGACAGCCTGTCGCCCGTGCCCGTCACGCCCGGGAACTTCGAGGCGAAGTTCCGCGTCACCGTGCCCCCGGGCGCGCCGCCGCTGGTTCCCGGGATGAACGCCAACGTGAAGCTCACGTCGTACGAGAAGCGAGATGCCCTGGCCGTGCCCGTGGCCGCGCTGGCCACGGAGGGCGAGGCCACGTTCGTCTGGGTCCAGAAGGCCGAAGGCGGGTCCGAGAAGCGCGCGGTCACCGTCGGGCGCCGGTCCGACGGCAAGGCCGAGATCACCAAGGGGCTGAGCGCGGGCGACGTGGTGCTGCTCGAGAGGCCCGAGAAGTGA